In Fervidobacterium nodosum Rt17-B1, one genomic interval encodes:
- a CDS encoding DUF4416 family protein, whose amino-acid sequence MGEIRIVEPVNLVIFMFSSHLDYWFDEIKPELIKHFGPIDYISKPLDFEKYTLYYNEEMGSGIFGRLISFERLIHPSMLSIIKVKTNEIEQRYAVDGNRRFNLDPGYMHHMQFVLATTKMWPHRIYIGHGIYAEPTLMYINGRWKDYDFTYPNYKEQVYKDELTNIRELYLEKRKNFLNNLSRSKKQRVRE is encoded by the coding sequence ATGGGAGAAATAAGAATTGTTGAACCGGTTAATTTGGTAATTTTTATGTTTTCATCTCACCTAGACTATTGGTTTGATGAGATTAAACCCGAACTAATCAAACATTTTGGACCAATTGACTATATTAGTAAGCCATTAGATTTCGAAAAGTATACTTTGTATTACAACGAGGAAATGGGTTCAGGAATATTCGGTAGGCTTATAAGTTTCGAAAGATTAATACATCCTTCGATGCTTTCGATAATCAAAGTAAAGACTAACGAGATTGAGCAAAGATACGCGGTTGATGGTAATAGAAGGTTTAATTTGGATCCGGGGTATATGCACCATATGCAGTTTGTTCTCGCAACAACGAAAATGTGGCCACACAGAATTTACATAGGTCACGGTATATATGCAGAGCCGACGCTCATGTATATAAACGGCAGATGGAAAGATTACGATTTTACATATCCAAACTACAAAGAGCAGGTTTATAAAGATGAGCTGACGAATATAAGAGAGCTTTATTTGGAAAAGAGAAAGAACTTTTTGAATAATCTATCAAGAAGTAAAAAGCAGAGAGTCAGAGAGTGA
- the rimO gene encoding 30S ribosomal protein S12 methylthiotransferase RimO, protein MKLYVIVLGCAKNEADFSLFKYHLKQLGHEVVDDVEDADGVVIDTCGFIVDAKQESIDTILEFASIKKQKPDFKVYVTGCLVQRYPKDLPLEIPEVDGWFGVIPPKNLAESINKTKKYITDPVAVYEFEGRVDSDLPYAYVKIADGCDRACTFCTIPKFKGGFVSRKLEDIEKEVRYLIENGKKEIVLVAQDTTGYGVDLYGKQMLPELLKRINDIDGNFWIRVMYMHPDHVTDEILKGFSYEKVVKYFDIPIQHSSDNILKLMGRTKSTKELEELFDKIRSLYPQAVLRTSIIVGFPGETKDDFEQLIDFIRTIEFDRLGGFVYSDEEDAASYNLPNKVSLKTAQKRLDTLMEVQAEISFLRNQRLVGKVIDVLFEEEVNGVIIGRSYMDAPEVDGNVFVKGHGINRFGKVKITEADTYDLEGELVE, encoded by the coding sequence TTGAAATTATATGTAATTGTTCTTGGTTGTGCCAAAAACGAGGCGGATTTTTCACTTTTTAAGTACCATTTGAAACAGTTAGGTCATGAAGTAGTTGATGATGTTGAAGATGCAGATGGTGTTGTTATAGATACTTGTGGTTTTATAGTGGATGCCAAGCAAGAGTCTATCGATACAATATTAGAGTTTGCAAGTATTAAAAAACAAAAGCCCGATTTCAAAGTATATGTAACTGGCTGTTTAGTTCAAAGATACCCCAAAGATTTGCCATTGGAAATACCGGAGGTTGATGGCTGGTTTGGAGTTATTCCTCCAAAGAATTTGGCTGAAAGTATTAACAAAACAAAAAAATATATAACAGATCCTGTGGCAGTTTATGAGTTTGAGGGAAGAGTTGATAGTGATTTACCTTATGCGTATGTGAAGATAGCAGATGGATGTGATAGAGCGTGTACTTTTTGTACAATACCAAAGTTCAAGGGGGGTTTTGTAAGCAGAAAACTGGAAGATATAGAAAAGGAAGTAAGATATTTAATTGAAAATGGTAAGAAAGAGATAGTCCTTGTGGCACAAGATACGACAGGTTACGGTGTAGATTTATATGGTAAGCAAATGCTTCCAGAGCTTCTTAAAAGAATTAACGATATTGATGGAAACTTTTGGATTCGTGTTATGTACATGCACCCTGACCACGTAACTGATGAAATTCTAAAAGGTTTTTCATACGAAAAAGTTGTTAAATATTTTGATATACCAATCCAACACAGTAGTGATAATATACTTAAACTAATGGGAAGAACGAAAAGTACGAAAGAACTTGAGGAATTATTCGATAAAATAAGAAGTTTATATCCTCAAGCGGTTTTGAGAACCAGTATAATTGTTGGTTTTCCTGGTGAAACAAAAGATGATTTTGAGCAACTGATAGATTTTATAAGAACTATTGAATTTGATAGGCTTGGTGGATTTGTGTATTCCGACGAAGAAGACGCCGCATCGTATAATTTACCTAATAAAGTTTCTTTGAAAACAGCTCAAAAAAGGTTAGACACTTTGATGGAAGTTCAGGCTGAAATTTCGTTTTTAAGGAATCAAAGATTGGTTGGAAAAGTTATCGATGTTTTGTTTGAAGAAGAAGTTAACGGAGTAATCATCGGAAGAAGTTACATGGATGCTCCTGAAGTTGATGGGAATGTTTTTGTAAAAGGTCACGGAATTAACAGGTTTGGTAAGGTAAAGATTACAGAAGCAGATACTTACGATTTGGAGGGGGAATTGGTTGAATAA
- the pgsA gene encoding CDP-diacylglycerol--glycerol-3-phosphate 3-phosphatidyltransferase, producing MNKENSTTSRKSVFNIPNTISWLRIALTVVIVLLMYFGKNLLAFVFFLIASISDYFDGYLARRLKQVTSLGKVLDQMSDKILITSILVVFVELHIVPSWLVVIIILRDTLVSVVRMLASESGRIVAANIFGKLKTVSQMILTIGLYIQLLGFRIEVFTTVLIYFVAVVTVLSGVIYLYQNREFLNK from the coding sequence TTGAATAAGGAGAATTCGACGACTTCAAGGAAATCTGTTTTTAACATTCCGAACACAATAAGTTGGTTAAGGATAGCTCTCACTGTTGTGATAGTTTTGCTAATGTATTTTGGAAAAAACTTACTCGCGTTTGTGTTTTTCTTAATTGCGTCTATCAGCGATTATTTCGATGGTTACTTAGCCAGAAGGCTAAAACAAGTTACAAGTCTTGGTAAAGTACTCGATCAAATGAGTGATAAAATATTAATCACATCGATTCTTGTTGTTTTTGTAGAACTCCATATTGTACCAAGTTGGCTGGTTGTTATAATTATTTTAAGAGACACACTCGTTAGTGTTGTTAGAATGTTAGCGTCAGAATCTGGAAGAATCGTTGCGGCAAATATCTTTGGAAAATTGAAAACAGTGTCTCAGATGATACTTACGATAGGACTGTATATCCAGCTCTTGGGTTTTCGGATAGAAGTGTTCACCACAGTATTAATTTACTTTGTGGCTGTTGTAACGGTACTTTCTGGAGTTATTTATCTTTACCAAAATCGAGAATTTCTCAATAAGTAA
- the thpR gene encoding RNA 2',3'-cyclic phosphodiesterase — translation MRTFVAIDINEEIREIAKEVIDKLQNIGFKANWSKPENLHLTLFFMGEMDEKSVDFMSQTLNKRMYGFPSFSTSLNGFGYFKFKNSPRVLFLKLESTKSLQKMYLEMKSELNKHKIKYDDQGNFVPHITLGRVKEYPDKWEELVSQIEIPKLTLVIDGFTVYSSTLTPQGPIYKWIYKSKFEGGLIKNVR, via the coding sequence GTGAGAACATTTGTGGCTATTGATATAAACGAAGAAATTAGAGAGATAGCCAAAGAGGTAATAGATAAACTTCAGAATATAGGGTTTAAAGCCAATTGGTCTAAGCCTGAGAATCTTCACTTAACGTTATTTTTCATGGGAGAGATGGATGAAAAAAGCGTAGATTTTATGTCGCAAACTTTGAACAAAAGGATGTACGGTTTTCCATCTTTCAGCACATCTTTGAATGGGTTTGGCTATTTTAAATTTAAGAACTCTCCAAGAGTTTTGTTTTTAAAACTTGAATCAACTAAATCTCTTCAAAAGATGTATTTGGAGATGAAGTCTGAATTGAACAAACACAAGATAAAGTATGATGATCAAGGGAATTTTGTCCCTCATATAACTCTTGGAAGAGTAAAAGAGTATCCAGACAAGTGGGAAGAACTTGTTTCTCAAATAGAAATTCCTAAATTAACGTTGGTCATTGATGGATTTACTGTTTACAGTTCCACTTTGACACCGCAAGGACCTATCTACAAGTGGATCTACAAATCAAAGTTTGAAGGAGGTTTGATTAAAAATGTCAGATGA
- the recA gene encoding recombinase RecA produces the protein MSDEMKKDVLKKAISKIEKTYGKGSIMVLGEGNLVQEIDVIPSGSLAIDIASGVGGYPRGRIIEIYGPESSGKTTIALHAIASVQKLGGIAAFVDAEHALDLNYAKNLGIDLSELLVSQPDYGEQALDIVDELVRSNAVDLIVVDSVAALVPRAEIEGAMGDAQIGLQARLMSQALRKLAGNVNKSKVVVIFINQTRMKIGVMYGNPETTTGGVALKFYATMRIEVRSAGKIVEGNEHIGNEVNIKFVKNKVAPPFRTASVDIIYGKGIVRENELFNIAVNEGLIDRRGSWFTYEDLSGKEHSLGQGKSNAVNYLVEHSEVADEIEKRIREKYLAKPDQVSQEKDGENEKLQKQATK, from the coding sequence ATGTCAGATGAAATGAAAAAAGATGTTTTAAAAAAAGCTATAAGCAAAATTGAGAAGACTTATGGTAAAGGTTCTATAATGGTTCTTGGTGAAGGCAACCTTGTTCAGGAAATAGATGTAATACCAAGTGGCTCGTTGGCAATTGATATAGCGTCAGGTGTTGGTGGATACCCAAGAGGCAGGATTATAGAAATATATGGCCCTGAATCAAGTGGTAAGACTACCATCGCTCTTCATGCCATCGCATCGGTTCAGAAACTCGGAGGAATAGCAGCTTTTGTTGACGCAGAACATGCTCTTGATTTAAACTATGCAAAGAACCTAGGTATAGACCTTTCGGAATTACTTGTTTCTCAACCAGATTACGGTGAACAAGCGCTGGACATTGTTGATGAACTTGTAAGGAGTAACGCTGTTGATTTGATAGTTGTCGATTCTGTAGCTGCTTTAGTGCCAAGGGCGGAAATTGAAGGTGCAATGGGTGATGCACAAATAGGTTTGCAAGCAAGACTTATGTCTCAGGCTTTGAGAAAATTGGCAGGAAATGTCAATAAATCAAAAGTTGTGGTTATTTTTATCAACCAAACGCGTATGAAAATAGGTGTCATGTACGGTAACCCTGAAACAACAACAGGTGGAGTTGCCCTGAAATTTTACGCAACAATGAGAATAGAAGTAAGATCTGCCGGGAAAATTGTGGAAGGTAACGAACATATAGGTAATGAAGTGAATATTAAATTCGTGAAAAACAAGGTTGCACCACCATTTAGAACAGCAAGTGTTGATATAATATACGGAAAGGGTATAGTCCGAGAAAACGAACTGTTTAATATAGCAGTCAATGAAGGTTTGATAGATAGGAGAGGAAGTTGGTTTACTTACGAAGATCTTAGTGGCAAGGAACACTCTCTTGGACAAGGTAAATCTAATGCTGTTAATTATCTTGTTGAACATTCAGAAGTTGCCGATGAAATTGAAAAGAGAATTAGAGAAAAGTATTTAGCAAAACCAGATCAAGTATCTCAAGAGAAAGATGGAGAAAATGAAAAATTACAAAAACAAGCAACAAAGTGA
- a CDS encoding regulatory protein RecX, with amino-acid sequence MKNYKNKQQSERSSEIQSRQQKKDPFNIALRFIKFRARSEWEVANKLRQYGFSEEVILEALKKLKERGFIDDEKFAYLYAYDSLVVRYKGPYRIRYELKQLHVDEYIIEDAINKVLNEVNVDEIIEKLTQGLDEHKKREKLYRQGFGGEW; translated from the coding sequence ATGAAAAATTACAAAAACAAGCAACAAAGTGAACGTTCCAGTGAAATTCAGTCACGACAACAAAAAAAAGATCCATTCAATATCGCTTTAAGATTCATAAAATTTAGGGCAAGGTCTGAGTGGGAAGTTGCGAATAAGCTCAGACAGTATGGTTTTTCGGAGGAAGTTATATTAGAGGCTTTAAAGAAGTTAAAAGAAAGAGGTTTCATCGACGATGAGAAATTCGCTTACTTATACGCATACGATAGTCTTGTAGTTCGTTATAAAGGTCCTTATAGGATTCGCTATGAGCTAAAACAGCTCCACGTTGATGAATATATTATAGAAGATGCTATAAATAAAGTCTTAAATGAGGTAAATGTAGATGAGATAATCGAAAAACTTACTCAAGGTCTTGACGAGCATAAAAAAAGAGAAAAACTTTACAGACAAGGATTTGGAGGTGAATGGTAA
- the rny gene encoding ribonuclease Y produces the protein MEWLIYIVILFVGIAAGAFFGISVGRKRAEEALEKKLKAAKEDAESIIKSAEKEASEIKKKAIIEAREEAHQIREEIEKERKKREEEIKQLEERLLKREEMLSKREELIDKRENYVENLKIELESKAKEIEEKAKEIERRFIELAGITHEQAREIVLQEAREKYEHEIAKFFVQIKTRYEDEADKYAKKIIADAIQRYAPEYIGEVTISTVALPNDDMKGRLIGREGRNIRTFEKITGVDLIIDDTPEMVTLSSFNPLRREVARRTIEKLVQDGRIHPARIEEMYEKAKAEVEREIKEAGQDAVITVGVGGLHPEIIKLLGRLKFRTSYGQNVLAHSVEVAQIAGLLAAELGLNVDKAKRGGLLHDIGKAIDHEVEGSHTDIGAEMLKRYGESDEIINMVMAHHGQEEPITPEAAIVAAADAISAARPGARREDVENYIKRLMKLEEIAKSYKYVENAYAIQAGREIRVIVQPDKTDDATIEKLAHDIATRIENELQYPGVLKVVVIREKRSVSYAK, from the coding sequence ATGGAATGGTTGATATATATAGTTATATTATTTGTTGGAATAGCGGCAGGTGCGTTTTTTGGCATTTCGGTTGGAAGAAAAAGAGCGGAAGAAGCTTTGGAGAAAAAGCTCAAAGCAGCTAAAGAAGATGCTGAAAGCATAATTAAAAGTGCAGAAAAAGAAGCAAGTGAAATAAAGAAAAAGGCTATAATCGAAGCGCGTGAGGAAGCTCATCAAATTCGCGAAGAAATAGAAAAAGAAAGAAAAAAGCGAGAAGAAGAGATAAAGCAACTCGAAGAAAGATTGCTTAAACGTGAAGAAATGCTGAGTAAACGCGAAGAGCTTATCGATAAAAGGGAAAATTATGTGGAAAATTTAAAAATAGAGCTCGAATCTAAAGCCAAAGAGATAGAAGAAAAGGCAAAGGAAATCGAGAGGAGATTTATAGAGCTCGCTGGTATTACACATGAACAAGCAAGAGAAATAGTACTTCAAGAGGCGAGAGAAAAGTACGAACATGAAATTGCTAAATTCTTTGTCCAGATAAAGACAAGATACGAGGATGAAGCCGATAAGTACGCTAAAAAAATCATTGCTGATGCTATTCAAAGATATGCACCAGAATACATAGGTGAAGTAACGATTAGCACTGTTGCTTTGCCAAATGACGACATGAAAGGTAGATTGATAGGTAGGGAAGGTAGAAACATAAGGACATTTGAAAAGATAACAGGTGTGGACCTTATAATAGATGACACACCAGAAATGGTTACTTTAAGCTCGTTTAATCCATTAAGAAGAGAAGTTGCGAGAAGAACTATCGAAAAACTAGTTCAAGATGGTAGAATACACCCAGCAAGGATAGAAGAGATGTACGAAAAAGCTAAGGCAGAAGTTGAAAGAGAAATAAAAGAAGCAGGACAAGACGCGGTTATAACAGTTGGTGTTGGAGGTTTACATCCAGAGATTATCAAATTGCTTGGTAGATTGAAATTCAGAACAAGCTACGGTCAAAATGTGCTAGCACATTCGGTGGAAGTTGCACAAATCGCAGGTTTGCTTGCAGCCGAATTAGGTTTGAATGTAGACAAAGCCAAAAGAGGAGGCTTACTCCACGATATAGGTAAGGCGATAGATCACGAAGTCGAAGGTTCACACACCGATATAGGTGCTGAAATGTTGAAAAGATATGGTGAGTCTGATGAGATAATTAATATGGTTATGGCACACCATGGTCAAGAAGAACCAATAACACCAGAAGCGGCTATAGTAGCTGCTGCGGATGCAATTTCAGCAGCGAGACCTGGGGCAAGGCGTGAAGACGTCGAAAATTACATCAAACGTTTGATGAAACTTGAAGAAATTGCAAAGAGTTACAAATATGTTGAAAATGCGTACGCAATACAAGCTGGTAGGGAAATAAGAGTTATAGTCCAACCAGATAAAACGGACGATGCGACAATAGAGAAACTTGCGCACGATATAGCAACAAGAATAGAAAACGAACTACAATATCCCGGTGTATTGAAAGTTGTAGTTATAAGAGAAAAAAGATCGGTTTCTTACGCTAAGTGA